The Deinococcus sedimenti genome window below encodes:
- a CDS encoding HNH endonuclease: MGRKEREQASWIEDTQTEPLDTCVLCGREGDMTDHHLVPKSQGRRQGVKLGEIPTVKMCAACQGFLVKTFSNAQLANELNTVDAIREREEVQKFVKWVQKQPLSRGVRVH, translated from the coding sequence ATGGGTCGTAAGGAACGCGAGCAGGCCAGCTGGATCGAGGACACGCAGACGGAACCGCTGGACACGTGCGTCCTGTGCGGGCGTGAGGGGGACATGACGGATCATCACCTCGTGCCGAAGTCGCAGGGGCGGCGGCAGGGGGTGAAACTGGGCGAGATTCCCACCGTGAAGATGTGTGCGGCGTGCCAGGGGTTCCTGGTGAAGACGTTCAGCAACGCGCAGCTGGCGAATGAACTGAACACCGTGGACGCGATCCGCGAGCGGGAGGAGGTGCAGAAGTTCGTGAAGTGGGTGCAGAAGCAGCCGCTCTCACGGGGTGTGCGCGTTCACTGA
- the scpB gene encoding SMC-Scp complex subunit ScpB, translating into MSRPSFSALLGAALLAAGRPVTVRELAQVLDLSEDATVREAAAFTRRVAEADLGFQVEAVAGGYRLVVPSVTSPHLSSLLAPPALPALSGAALEVLAVVAYRQPVTRAEIEAMRGGSASTVLTLQERELIKVVGRSDAVGQPLLYGTTEKFLLEFGLTSLTDLPPLESGQFAHLLRS; encoded by the coding sequence GTGAGTCGTCCGTCGTTCTCGGCGCTGCTGGGGGCGGCGCTGCTGGCGGCGGGCCGTCCGGTCACGGTCCGCGAGTTGGCTCAGGTGCTGGATCTGTCTGAGGACGCGACGGTCCGGGAGGCGGCGGCGTTCACGCGCCGGGTGGCGGAGGCTGACCTGGGGTTTCAGGTGGAGGCGGTGGCGGGTGGTTACCGTCTGGTGGTTCCGTCGGTCACGTCGCCGCACCTGTCGTCGCTGCTGGCGCCCCCGGCGTTGCCTGCGTTGAGTGGCGCGGCGCTGGAGGTCCTGGCGGTCGTGGCGTACCGTCAGCCGGTCACGCGGGCGGAGATCGAGGCGATGCGGGGCGGGAGTGCAAGCACGGTGCTGACGTTGCAGGAGAGGGAACTGATCAAGGTGGTGGGCCGCTCTGACGCCGTGGGGCAGCCGCTGCTGTACGGCACGACGGAGAAGTTTCTGCTGGAATTCGGGTTGACGTCACTCACGGATCTGCCTCCGTTGGAGTCCGGGCAGTTCGCGCATCTCCTGCGCAGTTGA
- a CDS encoding DUF4388 domain-containing protein, which translates to MTTSATNLETFDFLELLYLLSEQGRSGVLTVLRTDGRFQAWLQDGRVRHLQLGEDEGVPALIRLMQEPIGRFHFDEGVRHPNPRLDAPLDEVTLEALDLLPVTDLPFDGPGRITSPERVQRLRWSLQEQQVLRQIDTQKPIGDLARDPEARRLLLKLIRVGLLVPRRSRTARLVVTVTRQVRDVVLVDEVIFRRWKEDIVRHPQFVAVRNEAGQVFSLPVRVSANLTTQLMIPPELLMRTSLRAGESVLVKPV; encoded by the coding sequence ATGACGACATCCGCGACGAACCTCGAAACGTTCGATTTCCTCGAGCTGCTCTACCTGCTGTCCGAGCAGGGTCGGAGCGGCGTCCTGACGGTCCTCCGGACGGACGGGCGGTTTCAGGCGTGGTTGCAGGACGGCCGCGTCCGGCACCTTCAGCTGGGTGAGGACGAGGGAGTGCCCGCCCTGATCCGGTTGATGCAGGAGCCGATCGGGAGGTTCCACTTCGATGAGGGCGTGCGGCATCCCAATCCGCGACTGGACGCGCCTCTGGACGAGGTGACGCTGGAGGCGCTGGACCTGCTTCCCGTGACGGACCTTCCCTTCGATGGTCCGGGCCGGATCACGTCGCCTGAACGTGTGCAGCGTCTGCGGTGGAGTCTGCAGGAGCAGCAGGTGCTGCGGCAGATCGATACGCAGAAACCGATCGGTGATCTGGCCCGGGACCCGGAAGCCCGGCGGCTGCTGTTGAAGCTGATCCGGGTGGGTCTGCTGGTGCCTCGGCGGTCGCGTACAGCGCGGCTGGTGGTCACGGTGACGCGGCAGGTGCGGGACGTGGTGCTGGTGGATGAGGTGATTTTCCGCCGCTGGAAGGAGGACATCGTCCGCCACCCACAGTTCGTGGCGGTCCGGAACGAGGCGGGGCAGGTGTTCTCCCTGCCGGTCCGCGTGAGTGCGAATCTCACCACGCAGTTGATGATTCCCCCGGAACTGCTGATGCGCACGTCCCTGCGCGCCGGTGAGTCGGTTCTGGTCAAGCCCGTCTGA
- the mraZ gene encoding division/cell wall cluster transcriptional repressor MraZ codes for MPFGEYPYTIDDKGRVVMPPAFRDFVEDGMILTRGMEGCLYVFPLSSWKRVEDQLEGLPLTDAESRAFVRFFYSGANKARLDNQSRVSVPQTLRAFAGLDSEVIVAGAPGRLELWNPARWEAAITAVQDNPPKPDLLTNFVA; via the coding sequence TTGCCGTTTGGAGAGTACCCGTACACCATCGACGACAAGGGCCGCGTGGTCATGCCACCCGCGTTCCGTGACTTCGTGGAGGACGGCATGATCCTGACGCGCGGCATGGAGGGCTGCCTGTACGTGTTCCCGCTGTCCAGCTGGAAGCGCGTGGAGGACCAGCTTGAGGGCCTGCCGCTCACGGACGCCGAGTCGCGCGCGTTCGTGCGGTTCTTCTATTCCGGCGCGAACAAGGCGCGACTGGACAACCAGAGCCGCGTGTCGGTCCCGCAGACGCTGCGGGCCTTCGCGGGTCTGGACAGCGAGGTGATCGTGGCGGGAGCGCCCGGTCGCCTGGAGCTGTGGAATCCGGCCCGCTGGGAAGCGGCCATCACGGCTGTGCAGGACAACCCGCCCAAACCTGACCTTCTCACGAACTTCGTGGCGTGA
- a CDS encoding type II secretion system F family protein yields MPVFEYRVRDRSGKVLKSQMEAETANKVRDALRSKGLMIVEIKPPKSGLNADIKIPFLDNRPPGLKQVAIFSKQLATLINAGVPLVQSLAILQKQIEHKGFQNVVKEMRTEIEGGTPLSEAIAKHPKIFNRLYLNLVRAGETSGTLDSVLERIAAFQEKELALRGKIKSALTYPTVVLVFAMLITYFLLTTIVPQFAGILSQLNAPLPFITKMLMAVSDFLQNRILILVGVGAVFTFAYRSYYKTPKGRIVIDEIKLKTPILGNLIQKSAISSFARTFGLLISSGVNIIESLEITKGTANNAIVEDSIENAKNVVMVGEQMSSSLASSKVFPPMVVSMINIGEETGSLDDMLDKIADFYDREVDEAVDGMTAAIEPLMIVFLGGIVGTIVAGMFLPMFSIIGQLSQ; encoded by the coding sequence ATGCCCGTCTTCGAATACCGCGTGCGAGACCGCTCCGGCAAGGTGCTGAAGTCCCAGATGGAAGCCGAGACGGCGAACAAGGTCCGCGACGCCCTGCGATCCAAAGGCCTCATGATCGTCGAGATCAAGCCGCCCAAAAGCGGCCTGAACGCCGACATAAAAATTCCATTCCTGGACAACCGTCCCCCCGGACTTAAACAGGTGGCCATTTTCAGCAAACAGTTGGCTACGCTGATCAACGCAGGTGTACCACTTGTACAATCACTGGCTATCTTGCAGAAGCAGATTGAGCACAAGGGCTTTCAAAATGTCGTCAAAGAGATGAGGACAGAAATCGAAGGAGGAACTCCACTCAGCGAAGCTATCGCAAAACATCCCAAAATATTTAACAGGCTCTATTTGAATCTCGTCAGGGCTGGCGAAACAAGTGGGACGCTAGATTCAGTACTCGAGCGAATCGCAGCATTTCAAGAGAAAGAGCTTGCACTTAGAGGAAAGATCAAGAGCGCGCTTACTTACCCAACCGTAGTCCTAGTTTTTGCAATGTTAATTACATATTTCCTACTTACAACAATCGTTCCGCAATTCGCCGGTATTTTATCGCAACTCAATGCCCCTTTGCCTTTTATCACGAAGATGTTAATGGCGGTATCTGATTTTTTGCAGAACAGGATACTTATTCTTGTGGGGGTTGGGGCAGTATTTACTTTTGCGTATAGATCGTATTATAAAACCCCCAAAGGCAGGATCGTTATCGACGAAATAAAACTTAAAACTCCCATCCTCGGCAATCTTATCCAAAAAAGTGCAATTTCATCATTTGCTCGCACCTTTGGACTCCTTATCAGCAGTGGAGTCAACATAATTGAAAGCCTGGAGATAACTAAAGGAACGGCGAACAACGCTATAGTAGAAGACAGCATTGAAAATGCCAAAAACGTCGTTATGGTTGGCGAACAGATGAGCAGCAGCCTCGCATCTAGCAAAGTATTCCCGCCAATGGTGGTAAGCATGATCAATATCGGCGAAGAAACAGGCTCGCTGGATGACATGCTCGATAAAATCGCCGATTTTTATGATCGTGAAGTAGACGAAGCTGTTGACGGAATGACAGCTGCTATTGAACCACTCATGATCGTATTCCTGGGTGGCATTGTGGGGACCATCGTTGCCGGGATGTTTCTCCCCATGTTCAGCATCATCGGTCAGCTGAGCCAATAA
- the rsmH gene encoding 16S rRNA (cytosine(1402)-N(4))-methyltransferase RsmH → MTDPDFPTDPHATPTGEAFQSDDLTPESGDSLSHVPVLADEVLEMLQPAPGKVFVDGTLGGAGHTGLLLAAGATVYGIDQDPYALDRARAANPQGLTVLEGNYRDMAALLAGVGVTQVDGILLDIGVSSFQLDDTARGFSYHTEAPLDMRMSQSGESAADVVNEYEAEELASIIYEYGEDRLSRRIARAIVAAREQAPIETTVQLADIVKRAYPGFSKGIHPARRTFQALRIHVNDELGALRDGLSAAEMLLAPGGRLAVISFHSLEDRIVKRFLLGSERLEPLTKRPVIATDEEQGTNPRARSAKLRGAQRTDA, encoded by the coding sequence ATGACTGACCCTGACTTTCCCACTGACCCCCACGCGACCCCCACCGGGGAAGCGTTTCAATCCGACGATCTGACGCCCGAATCGGGCGACTCCCTCTCGCACGTGCCGGTCCTGGCGGACGAGGTGCTGGAGATGCTCCAGCCCGCGCCGGGCAAGGTGTTCGTGGACGGCACGCTGGGCGGCGCGGGACACACAGGCCTGCTGCTCGCGGCGGGCGCGACCGTGTACGGCATCGACCAGGATCCCTATGCCCTGGACCGCGCCCGCGCCGCCAACCCGCAGGGCCTGACCGTGCTGGAAGGCAACTACCGCGACATGGCTGCGCTGCTGGCCGGGGTGGGCGTGACGCAGGTGGACGGCATCCTGCTCGACATCGGCGTGAGTTCCTTCCAGCTGGACGACACCGCGCGCGGCTTCTCGTACCACACCGAGGCCCCGCTGGACATGCGCATGAGCCAGTCCGGCGAGAGCGCTGCCGACGTGGTCAACGAGTACGAGGCCGAGGAGCTGGCGTCGATCATCTACGAGTACGGCGAGGATCGCCTGTCGCGCCGCATCGCGCGGGCCATCGTCGCGGCGCGCGAGCAGGCGCCTATCGAGACGACCGTGCAACTCGCCGACATCGTCAAGCGGGCCTACCCTGGCTTCTCGAAAGGCATCCACCCCGCGCGGCGGACCTTCCAGGCGCTGCGCATCCACGTGAACGACGAACTCGGCGCGCTGCGTGACGGACTGTCCGCCGCCGAGATGCTGCTGGCCCCCGGTGGGCGGCTGGCGGTCATCAGCTTCCACTCGCTGGAGGACCGCATCGTGAAGCGTTTTCTGCTGGGCAGCGAGCGGCTTGAACCCCTGACGAAACGGCCCGTGATCGCCACCGATGAGGAGCAGGGCACCAATCCCCGGGCCCGCAGTGCCAAACTGCGCGGCGCACAGCGGACGGACGCATGA
- the truB gene encoding tRNA pseudouridine(55) synthase TruB translates to MPVIAVDKPLNLTSHDVVNRARRARGTKRVGHTGTLDPLATGVLVLCVDDSTKVVQFMEADSKDYLAWISLGAGTPTLDAEGPVEEVAEVPTLDAARVQELLNTFTGPQAQVPPQYSAIQVGGQRAYAVARAGGALDLPARNVVIHSLDLLGVYPSVDAAPRTFDPQDWTPADTGHTFTLPPALGEYPTLFVRASVGSGTYLRSLARDVGAALGVPAHLGGLVRTRVGRYDLRGAVTVDDLPGATGIPDLAALDFPVIEADERLARELRQGKRPAHTAQGRHVVTLGGDLVAVVDGNGEQLKVVRAWA, encoded by the coding sequence ATGCCCGTGATTGCCGTGGACAAGCCCCTGAACCTCACCTCGCACGATGTCGTGAACCGCGCGAGGCGGGCGCGCGGCACCAAACGCGTCGGGCACACCGGGACGCTGGACCCGCTGGCGACCGGGGTGCTGGTACTGTGCGTGGACGACAGCACGAAGGTCGTGCAGTTCATGGAGGCCGACAGCAAGGATTACCTCGCGTGGATCAGCCTGGGGGCCGGTACGCCCACCCTGGACGCCGAGGGACCGGTCGAGGAGGTCGCGGAGGTGCCCACGCTGGACGCCGCGCGCGTGCAGGAGCTCCTGAACACCTTCACCGGGCCGCAGGCACAGGTGCCGCCGCAGTACAGCGCGATTCAGGTGGGCGGCCAGCGGGCGTACGCGGTCGCCCGCGCCGGGGGCGCACTGGACCTGCCCGCGCGGAACGTGGTGATTCACTCGCTGGACCTGCTGGGCGTGTACCCCAGCGTGGACGCCGCGCCGCGCACCTTCGACCCGCAGGACTGGACCCCGGCGGATACGGGGCACACCTTCACGCTGCCCCCGGCGCTGGGCGAGTACCCCACCCTGTTCGTCCGCGCCAGCGTGGGCAGCGGCACGTACCTGCGCTCCCTCGCCCGCGACGTGGGGGCCGCACTCGGCGTGCCCGCGCACCTGGGCGGCCTGGTCCGCACCCGCGTGGGCCGCTACGACCTGCGGGGCGCCGTGACCGTGGACGACCTGCCCGGCGCGACCGGCATTCCCGACCTGGCCGCACTGGACTTCCCGGTCATCGAGGCCGACGAACGCCTCGCCCGCGAACTCCGCCAGGGGAAACGCCCGGCCCACACCGCCCAGGGCCGCCACGTCGTCACCCTGGGCGGCGACCTCGTGGCCGTCGTGGACGGCAACGGGGAGCAGCTGAAAGTCGTGCGCGCCTGGGCGTAA
- a CDS encoding L-threonylcarbamoyladenylate synthase, translating into MMGGLPDDGTKGLLSPEWERGFVQAETVLRQGGLVAYPSETVWGLAALPGTEGVARLYAVKGRLAEKPVQGSFASVETAERYVQLPVALRRLVSFLPGPLTVVTDASPLCPVELAPGGRVGIRVPDHPVALELLGRVGGVLATTSCNRSGEPPALSYDEAVACGLADLVLPDGGVPARGVPSTVLDLSSCQILREGAVPAATLLAALEVQS; encoded by the coding sequence ATGATGGGCGGTTTGCCGGATGATGGGACGAAAGGGCTCTTGAGTCCTGAGTGGGAGAGAGGGTTCGTGCAGGCTGAGACTGTTCTCCGTCAGGGGGGGCTCGTCGCCTATCCCAGTGAGACGGTGTGGGGGCTGGCTGCTCTGCCCGGCACGGAGGGTGTGGCGCGGCTCTATGCGGTCAAGGGGCGCCTCGCGGAGAAACCGGTGCAGGGTTCGTTTGCAAGTGTCGAGACGGCTGAGCGTTACGTCCAGTTACCGGTTGCCCTGCGCCGCCTGGTTTCCTTCCTGCCGGGTCCGTTGACGGTGGTGACCGACGCGTCTCCTCTGTGTCCGGTTGAACTGGCCCCGGGGGGGCGGGTGGGGATCCGGGTTCCGGACCATCCGGTGGCGCTGGAATTGCTGGGGCGGGTGGGTGGCGTTCTGGCGACGACGAGTTGTAACCGGAGCGGTGAGCCGCCGGCGCTGAGTTACGACGAGGCGGTGGCGTGTGGATTGGCGGATCTGGTCTTGCCGGATGGGGGCGTGCCGGCCCGGGGCGTGCCGAGCACGGTGCTGGACCTCTCGTCGTGTCAGATTCTCCGGGAGGGGGCAGTTCCGGCAGCCACGCTGCTCGCGGCGCTGGAGGTTCAGTCGTGA
- the gatA gene encoding Asp-tRNA(Asn)/Glu-tRNA(Gln) amidotransferase subunit GatA translates to MAFTSAATQARRVQARDLSPQDLTDQALTRIEAARELNAVVSVNPNAQAQAQAVQARLDAGETLPLAGVPVIVKDNINVTGTETTCGSRILRGYVSPYDATAAARLTRAGAVIVAKANMDEFAMGSSTESSAHGPALNPWDTGRVPGGSSGGSAVAVAANLVDVSLGSDTGGSVRQPAAFTGVYGLKPTYGRVSRSGLVAYASSLDQIGPFARSAEDLALIMNVIAGHDPLDATSLDAPPTFAAGTPDDLRGLRVGVITESLAGNTAGVDATLNATLSALRGAGATVSEVSLPELRYAIAAYYLIAMPEASSNLARFDGMVYGQRAQGSDLTEAMTLTREQGFGPEVQRRILIGTYALSSGYYDAYYSKAMKVRRLIADRFTQAFVQFDVLVTPTSPFPAFRRGEKTSDPLAMYAADVDTVAINLAGLPALSVPAGFDNAQGVRLPVGIQFIAPPLQDERLVRLAGGLEGIGIAQPQVAPGY, encoded by the coding sequence ATGGCTTTCACCTCCGCCGCAACTCAGGCGCGCCGCGTTCAGGCGCGTGACCTCTCCCCGCAGGACCTGACCGATCAGGCCCTGACCCGTATCGAGGCGGCCCGCGAGCTGAATGCCGTCGTCAGCGTCAATCCCAACGCGCAGGCGCAGGCGCAGGCGGTGCAGGCCCGCCTGGACGCCGGGGAGACCCTGCCGCTGGCGGGCGTGCCGGTGATCGTGAAGGACAACATCAACGTGACGGGCACCGAGACGACCTGCGGGAGCCGCATCCTGCGCGGGTACGTCAGCCCCTACGACGCGACGGCCGCCGCGCGCCTGACCCGCGCGGGCGCCGTGATCGTCGCGAAGGCGAACATGGACGAGTTCGCGATGGGCAGCTCCACCGAGAGCAGCGCGCACGGCCCTGCCCTGAACCCCTGGGACACCGGCCGCGTGCCGGGCGGCAGCAGCGGTGGCAGCGCCGTGGCGGTCGCGGCGAACCTCGTGGACGTCAGCCTGGGCAGCGACACGGGCGGCAGCGTCCGGCAGCCCGCCGCGTTCACCGGCGTGTACGGCCTGAAACCCACCTACGGCCGCGTGAGCCGCTCGGGGCTGGTCGCGTACGCCAGCAGCCTCGACCAGATCGGGCCGTTCGCCCGCAGCGCGGAGGATCTGGCGCTGATCATGAACGTCATCGCCGGGCACGACCCGCTTGACGCCACCAGCCTGGACGCGCCCCCCACCTTCGCGGCAGGCACTCCGGACGACCTGCGCGGCCTGCGTGTGGGCGTGATCACCGAGAGCCTCGCGGGGAACACGGCGGGCGTGGACGCCACCCTGAACGCCACGCTTTCTGCCCTGCGCGGCGCGGGCGCGACCGTCAGCGAGGTCAGCCTGCCCGAACTGCGGTACGCCATCGCCGCGTACTACCTGATCGCCATGCCCGAGGCGAGCAGCAACCTCGCCCGCTTCGACGGCATGGTGTACGGCCAGCGCGCCCAGGGCAGCGACCTGACGGAAGCCATGACCCTCACGCGCGAGCAGGGCTTCGGACCCGAGGTGCAGCGCCGCATCCTGATCGGCACCTACGCCCTGAGTAGCGGCTACTACGACGCGTACTACAGCAAGGCCATGAAGGTCCGCCGCCTTATTGCCGACCGCTTCACCCAGGCCTTCGTGCAGTTCGACGTGCTCGTCACGCCCACCAGTCCCTTCCCCGCCTTCCGGCGCGGCGAGAAGACCAGCGATCCCCTGGCCATGTACGCCGCCGACGTGGACACCGTCGCCATCAATCTCGCGGGCCTGCCCGCCCTGAGCGTCCCAGCCGGATTCGACAATGCACAGGGCGTGCGCCTTCCCGTCGGCATCCAGTTCATCGCGCCGCCCCTCCAGGACGAACGCCTCGTCCGCCTCGCGGGCGGCCTGGAAGGCATCGGGATCGCGCAGCCGCAGGTGGCCCCCGGGTACTGA
- a CDS encoding DUF423 domain-containing protein, producing the protein MTPTHTLRSGAILAALAVALGAFAAHGLKPRLDAAMLANFETGARYQMYAALALLALGTQDAQRRAPGFLLAGAVIFSGSLYILALTGVKALGAVTPIGGALMIAGFVLEALDVKRGV; encoded by the coding sequence ATGACACCCACCCACACCCTGAGAAGCGGCGCGATCCTGGCCGCGCTGGCCGTCGCGCTGGGCGCCTTCGCCGCGCACGGCCTGAAACCCCGCCTGGACGCCGCGATGCTCGCCAACTTCGAGACCGGCGCCCGCTACCAGATGTACGCCGCCCTGGCCCTTCTCGCGCTGGGCACCCAGGACGCGCAGCGCCGCGCGCCGGGGTTCCTGCTTGCCGGAGCTGTCATCTTCAGCGGCAGCCTCTACATCCTGGCGCTGACCGGCGTGAAGGCACTCGGCGCGGTCACACCCATCGGCGGCGCGCTGATGATCGCCGGGTTCGTCCTGGAGGCGCTGGACGTGAAAAGAGGGGTGTAG
- a CDS encoding S8 family peptidase: MRSILPALTLPLLLAACGGGGSTPGGSTPPPTPPPTTSICPQTTRLAAQTTAVPEAAAWTPGAADWSQPHVPGRILVSSVPGGPKLSTLTAQAQEILPGVAIISAPVGQESTVAATLRAQGVTTQPDFLYQPLAIPNDPGVPGGGHTGVSIGGARYFQTYLTRIKAPEAWEFLQQCGKTPQGALTAILDSKVEATHGDLAGRISQQVSVLDQGAVSDTRSGHGTASAGLVGATTNNNLGVAGVTWSGPLLAVEVLGTGGGSTSALAQGLRASVDRGAQVINMSLGLAGDPGDKILFQALTDVAKTAVLVASAGNTAIDGVYFPASHPDVIAVGAVGSNDTQLACYSARPNATRPRPLDLAAPGGTGSCPDATNAGQLLTLAPGNQYTLSAGTSFSAPLVAGTAALMRAANPGLTATEIRTRLIASSRAINADIRLLDVDSAVRSVLK, translated from the coding sequence ATGCGCTCAATCCTCCCTGCCCTGACCCTCCCGCTGCTGCTCGCCGCCTGCGGAGGTGGTGGCAGCACCCCGGGCGGCTCAACCCCACCCCCTACCCCCCCACCCACCACGTCCATCTGCCCCCAGACCACCCGGCTGGCCGCGCAGACGACAGCGGTGCCCGAAGCAGCGGCCTGGACGCCGGGCGCCGCCGACTGGAGTCAGCCGCACGTGCCGGGGCGCATTCTCGTCAGCAGCGTCCCAGGCGGCCCAAAACTCTCGACCCTCACCGCCCAGGCGCAGGAGATTCTGCCCGGCGTGGCGATCATCTCAGCGCCCGTCGGCCAGGAATCCACCGTCGCGGCGACGCTTCGCGCCCAGGGCGTGACGACCCAACCGGACTTCCTGTACCAGCCGCTCGCCATCCCCAACGACCCCGGTGTACCCGGCGGCGGACACACCGGCGTATCCATCGGCGGCGCCCGCTACTTCCAAACCTACCTCACGAGAATCAAAGCCCCTGAAGCCTGGGAATTCCTGCAACAGTGCGGCAAAACCCCACAGGGAGCCCTGACCGCCATCCTCGACTCAAAGGTGGAAGCCACGCACGGGGACCTCGCCGGACGGATCAGCCAGCAGGTGTCCGTGCTCGACCAGGGCGCCGTGTCGGACACACGCAGCGGCCACGGCACCGCCTCAGCCGGTCTGGTCGGTGCCACCACCAACAACAACCTCGGCGTTGCCGGGGTCACGTGGAGCGGACCGCTGCTCGCCGTTGAAGTCCTCGGCACAGGAGGCGGCAGCACCAGCGCCCTCGCGCAGGGCCTGCGGGCCTCCGTGGACCGCGGCGCTCAGGTCATCAACATGAGCCTCGGACTGGCCGGCGACCCCGGCGACAAGATCCTCTTCCAGGCGCTCACCGACGTCGCCAAAACAGCCGTTCTCGTCGCATCAGCCGGCAACACAGCCATAGACGGCGTGTACTTCCCCGCCAGCCACCCGGACGTCATCGCCGTCGGCGCAGTCGGATCCAACGACACGCAACTCGCCTGCTACAGCGCCCGGCCAAATGCCACCCGCCCCCGCCCCCTCGACCTCGCCGCCCCAGGAGGCACAGGAAGCTGCCCGGACGCCACCAACGCCGGCCAGCTGCTCACCCTCGCCCCAGGAAACCAATACACTCTCAGCGCCGGCACAAGCTTTTCCGCCCCACTCGTCGCCGGAACCGCCGCCCTCATGCGCGCCGCAAACCCTGGCCTGACCGCAACAGAAATCAGAACCCGGTTGATCGCAAGCTCAAGAGCCATCAATGCCGATATCCGATTGCTGGATGTCGACTCTGCCGTCAGATCAGTCCTGAAGTAA
- a CDS encoding pseudouridine synthase, whose protein sequence is MSPERLQKRLARAGVASRRAAEEMIAAGRITVNGEVAVLGRTVTDADDIRLDGQLIETESVPKVTYMLYKPRGYVTTARDEYGRRNVLDAMPRIPGLHPVGRLDRDSEGLLLLTTDGDLTLTMTHPRFGHEKAYRAWTDGPEEPTQADLDALTDGTLKLEDGPARALQATPARGGAFVTLGEGRNRQVRRMLEDIGHPVTRLLRYRVGGLWLGNMEVGEYQQLDERDLQDLLHPEKVPAAIWDRQWERIQKRWG, encoded by the coding sequence GTGAGCCCCGAACGCCTCCAGAAACGCCTCGCCCGCGCGGGAGTCGCGTCGCGCCGCGCCGCCGAGGAGATGATCGCGGCCGGGCGGATCACTGTGAACGGCGAGGTCGCCGTGCTGGGCCGCACCGTCACCGACGCGGACGACATCCGCCTGGATGGGCAGCTGATCGAGACCGAGAGCGTCCCGAAGGTCACGTACATGCTGTACAAACCGCGGGGGTACGTCACGACCGCCCGCGACGAGTACGGCCGCCGCAACGTCCTGGACGCCATGCCGCGCATTCCGGGCCTGCACCCGGTCGGTCGCCTGGACCGCGACTCGGAAGGGCTGCTGCTTCTGACGACCGACGGCGACCTGACGCTGACCATGACCCACCCGCGCTTCGGGCACGAGAAGGCCTACCGCGCCTGGACGGACGGCCCCGAGGAACCCACCCAGGCGGACCTGGACGCCCTGACGGACGGCACCCTGAAGCTGGAGGACGGCCCGGCCCGGGCGCTGCAGGCGACCCCGGCGCGCGGCGGGGCGTTCGTGACGCTCGGCGAGGGCCGCAACCGGCAGGTGCGCCGCATGCTCGAGGACATCGGCCACCCGGTCACGCGCCTGCTGCGCTACCGCGTGGGCGGCCTGTGGCTGGGCAACATGGAGGTCGGCGAGTACCAGCAGCTCGACGAGCGCGACCTGCAGGACCTGCTGCACCCGGAGAAGGTCCCAGCGGCCATCTGGGACCGTCAGTGGGAACGCATCCAGAAACGCTGGGGGTGA